The Drosophila simulans strain w501 chromosome 3R, Prin_Dsim_3.1, whole genome shotgun sequence genome contains the following window.
AATTTGTTGCCCGTTGAATGATTGCACTAAAGGCCACCGAGAtgcagcacaacaacaacgcactgcagcagcagcagcaactgcagcatcaactgctgcagcaacagcagcagcagcagcagctacagcagcagctcaaTTCGCCCGATAATAATTACATTTGGGCAAACGGGCACAATGCGAatatcagcagcaacaatgcgttgttgcagctgcagcagcagcagcaactgcgtGCCGTCTCCTGGATAACCGATTGCAACAAGCAGCGCCacattaacaacaataacagcatgAATGTCAATTTCAATCAGCACTTgacgcaacagcagcagcagcaacaacagcagcaccaaccGCAGTACATGCAACCCAATTGCAATTACAACAACTAcacgcaacagcagcagcatctagTGCCCGCAACAACATCCCAATCCAACAGCCACTTCTACCAgtgccaccagcagcagcagcagcagcaattccTGGCGCCCACcaccacaacagcagcagtggtagcagcagcagcgcatcagcagcaccaggcacaccaggcgcagcagcagcatcagtcgcagcagcagcagcatcagcggcAGGATTATGCATCCCTTCAGATGGGCAGACAAGTGAGTGGACTAGTTAAGTTACTACTTACGATACTTACTATTGCTTGTCTGATATTAGAGGGTATCTGATATTCGAAGCAGTCGAAGGAAGTAGTTTTATATGCGAAACCCCTTTCTTATCGATGCTCAGTAGTCTATAAATGGCTCTTTCTAAGTGACATTAGTATTCCGATTTGCGCTCAGTGTAGCATACAGTTACAAGTGCACAAGGCGGCATTATGATTGGCCATCTCCCTCATCCCAGAGCTCATGATTTGTggatgcttttgttttgcggtTTGGTGGGCGGCGCTTCGCCCCAAGTTGAAGTGTTGCTCGCTTTTGTTTCCGTTGGATTTTcgcatgttttttttaattgcgcGCTAGTTGTGTGCGGTAGTGGGAAATTCAGAGCTGGGAAAACTAGCCAAAATGGCGGCCAGGGGGCGTATACTTGATCTTGAGCTTTCGTTGCGCATACGACATGTGGAGCGGAGCGTTCGCCCAAAATTAAGCGCGCATACTTACTTTATCtgaagtaaatatttactGCTCGCTGTGGCGTGGGAAAGCCACTccccaaaaaacacacacaaaaaaaggggataagtaaataaaacaaacaataaaaaatacatttcgcgtaatttaatttgtttcaactgcgaacaaaaacaaactggaTCTCCGCATATACGTATATGTAATTTGCAAGTATATATAGAGgcgatttaaataaatttaaattaaggcGGCAGACAGTTACAGATTTAAGCGATCACAAAAGGGTTTATTTAACCTCTCGAAAGTGATGTTGACCTGTTCTCACCCCATTACAGCAGAAGCACGTTGgtgacatttaattttagcccTTCGGAGTTTCAAGTTTATTTAAAGCAGCTAAAATCAGATCAATTATTACAATTATGTGGCTAAAGTCACTCAGTCACACTTTAGTTAATTTGCAACAGCTGTGCCTTATTTAAAGGTAAAACTATCTTAGAAATGCTTTTATTGTCTGCTAGGAAATAGTAGGTACTGCTCTCTGTAAACCCACTCGAATATATTTGGGGCAAAGAGATAGCCAGACAAGTGTGAATTTTCGTGCCGTCAGGGGCACATTATCTTTTGGCAGAAAACCCCTTTGCTTGTCGCCTAATCTGGGCGATCGTCGTTGCTCTAGAGTCCCCGCACCTGATAGCGTCATGGGTAAAAATACGCCCGTGATGCATGCCCACATGTGTCCGAGTCGCGCCGGAAAGTCTACGCTTTTGCCTCGGAACACTACGCCACCAGAATACGACAACCTGAACCTGAGCACGGTGACAGCGAACGCACGCCGGAGCACCTTCCTCCAGATAAGCAGCCACTGGCAAAGTCACGAACCGTTGGCCAGGAAGTGCCAGCGCCGTAAACAGCCCCGGGTCCACGAGTCCGCGGGGCTAGCGGAGAAAGAGCACACACTCAGCTGGAAAGCGAAAGCGTAGAACGGAAATGCCAAGAGCCGACCACTCCAGACCGCATTCACGGGCTGATTTTCGCCACTTATCTTGGGGCCTCGTTGTGGGCCATGTTGTGGGGAGCCGCCATGACTAGGCCAAATGGATTCGCATTGGTTAGGCTCGCTATTTCCGTACGGGTCATACAGTTGCTTATCAATCAGGCCAATCAAACAATCAGCAAGATGCCAGCGACAAGCTGAATCATATTGGGTTGCGGGTTTTGATTAGGTATAGTTAATAGATCACAGCTCTTCTTTATCTTAAGTCTATGAAATGCTGAGGTATTATATACCATGAGTTCTCAAATCAATCGAATACACAATTAGAAACTCTAAGAAACTGCTGTCCCAACGGAATCATGAATAAATGTTTACCCTTGAAGTAGCTTTTTTAGGTCATTTGTGAAGATAAGCCATTCTAAAATGCATATGCGTACATTCGCTGGCGAAACCATTAATCGATTTCCAGGAAAATATGTGCTATGAATGTCGCAAGTGCTGGGGAAACTCTTAAGTCGACACTAAGCCCtttggaaatggaaactttTATGTTGATTTTCGAGCTGTCCTTGAACttgtgttgttgctttttaaTTCGTGCGTCAATTTGTGGCCTCTCTGTTttgttgttattaattattacaaaaacaattaagcgCTCGAAATTAACAACTTTAATTTGCAGTCGTTTAGGTTTTATTGTTGCCATATCTGTTATTATTCCGTatgcttaattttttaatgagcGTCGCTCGATTTGTTTCTGCCTCGTTTCTGGCTGCAAAACGGTTCTACAACAAACTCATTAAGTTTTCTTAATCATTTAAGCTGCAGCTAGTTGGCCaacagccacgcccctccgCCTCCCCACATTAAGCCCATTAGCGGACCCAACAATCAGCTGTTTTTGAGTGAAGGTCTCTTCGATTTCCAGCGCGATTGTTTTGGGACTTGTTTTCCAATCAATGGCTGGGAAAGTGTTTGTCCTTGAAATCCAATGCAAAAAAGCAAgcacttttcatttcaaattgcaCGTGCACTTTTGTTGCAACGGAAATAGCTCTGCATATGATTAATaccttatatatattatatatacccTATCCGAACCTTAAGTTCCCGGTTGTTTTAGAAAACCTGGAACTCTCTTGGCTTATTCATTCGATACCAAGAAATACGAACATTTTTCTGCGAACTCAGTGACTTACTGGCGAATCGATGACGTCGCTCCATGACGTGATCGAAACTTTAATCAATGTAAACAATATTCAAGCGATCATATCGCCAAGTAAATAACTAAGTATGAACTCAAGTTGTGTGGACTTAAATAAATCGAATGCCAGTCAAGCACTTGAAGTGAAATACacatataattattttgtaatataatCTTTAAGATGCAAACATTGAATTGAGATCAGAGTGATTGggaaaacaaatgtttgctgCAAATGTTTGAAGGGTGAACGTATTTAtacaaatcttaaaataaattcattgaTTCATTGTACCACCTTTTTGCTTATTCGCtcaaatgaaaactaaaacacTTGCTATGTGGTGTTTTTTAAGTCTGTAACTCGCTCTAGTGATAAGCAGCACACTTTTTTAGCCGTTTCCGCTTCCGATTTCGAGCGGCACTTCCACTTCCCATAAAATATGAGCTAGAATTGTAACCTAATCGGAGTTGCCCCGTGAAGTCGCCTGGCAAATTGCAGCCACATTAGCATCGAGAAAAAGGCATTCAACCCCCAGCCTTGATACGAGTATATATCCCTCGTTGGAGGCCAGAATCGGGAATTCTGGATTGGGAAGTGCTAGGGCGTCGCCAGGCACTCAGACATGGCTTATCGGGCTCGTGCTGTGAAAGGAGTCTCCGTCCAGGCCGAAGTTCCAGTCTCACTGCTCGCAGCTAATGGGCACAAAACATTTCGGCTACCTGGACACATCTCCTAATGGGCCTCGCATCGGACTCGGAATCGAAATCtgaatgggaatggcaatggaaacggATATTAATGCGTGTGCGGTGCACTTCTTCGGGCAGGCTAATAGACACATTTAGCATTTAGCACGCGTCCAAATGCATCTCGCAGATACTCGCACTCATTAACTGACCTCAATCGGCAAACGTcggcactgaaagaaaatgtGGCAAAGATATTGAAGTGAAAAGATTCATAACAAtcaaaaaagcagcaacagttgtTTAATTTCACCATATTTTGAAACATCAAAAAGAAGATCTGAAAAGAATATGATAAAATTGAAGCGTCGATTTCTACAGATTTGTGTAACTTTAGATGGTTTTCTCGACGTGCGGCACTTGCATTGGGCGCCAATTGGCGTTGGAATCGAAAATGGAAAGGGAATAAACACAGGTAACCTGTCCGCGTATCTCAGCCCCTGAAAGTCTCTGAATATCTGTGGATTGCGATTGCGGGCGGCCCACAACAGTTTCTCAGTTTCTCCAGATGCCGCTGTGTTGGTATTTATGCCCATGTATCCGTGGGTAAAAACCCCGATGAGTCATCGCCGTCATCCATTTCAGAGTGGCGATGCGTGCCGCGCCACTTTGGCATACATAACACACAAATCGGAttcaaaagcaacaaaatccAACATGTGCCCGCTCTCTTGagtgtttgctttttggttgatggaggggggaggggaggCAGGCATCGAGAGAGAATggagaaaccaaaacaaaaacgtatcttcaagtggaaaatgtcAACAAACGAGCTGCGCGCCAAATTGCCACTTTGAGTGCATTCACATTGAGCTGAGTGGAAAGTGAATCGCACTCGAAATCGAGCCACTATCTATCTGAATCAAAAATCGCATGCGATAACCGCACGTCAGTCaacttgtatctgtatctgtgagatTGCTGCCTATCTCGCGCTCTCTCGTTGGCTCTCCCCCTTTTGCCGCATCATTCTGACAGTTATTCTGTGGTCCCCGCTTCACACCCATATTCGCCAGGGCCGCGAGAATCATGCGGAGCATACGAAAATCGCTCAGCCGGGTTTTTCCATGCGGTTTTGCGCGGTTTTATGGATTTTTCTGATTACCGATTGTTTTTCATTGCTTTTGCGCTGGTCAAGGAGATATTTTGGGAAGTGTGAAATTCCGTGACGGCTAACGGAAGtgtggaattatttaaaaagtcaACGTGCTAATTGGCattattaaaacgaaattaagtCAAGGGAGTTGCATGTGAAATGATTTCACTGAAGCAGGAAGTTTACATTTCtaaggaataaaataaaattgtagaTGGGACAAAAGCTAAAACAATTAGATAAAAGTGcccaaaatattaaaaatctttgaatctttgaataattattcTAATTATTAAGAGTAAAACTTCAAATATCTCTTGGTTTAGCAACTGGTTCCGATTATTTCAATATCTTCTGCATCCCTGGCATCTACGCAACTTGAATTTCCAGGCTTGTcgcttgtgtgcgtgtatcTGTGTGGGCCGCTCGCAGCTCGCgcgcttgtgtgcgtgtgtgtgcgaggcAATGGCCAAGACGTCACCCGTCTGTTCGCTGCAGTGGGAAAGAGAGAGTAGCGGATAGCGGGAGAGACAGagaggcagaggcagcggAATGGAGCGAGCGGTCGGTCTTTGCCgtcgccagttgccagttgttcagttatttttcgctttttgttaaGGCAACTTATTGAAACGCGACTGCAGCAAACGGCAGCGGAAAGCCACGCGGCCGTCTCCCTCtcactctcgctctcgctcgcgccactctctctgtctctctctctcacccCCGTTAATCGGCCGCAGTCCATCAGTGCCACCCAACCTCCCCCGCCCCTACGCCCCACGCCCACTAGTGCTCTCCCGCTCGCACGCGCCGCGAGCCACGTTGGTTGGAGCGAGACAAAGAACCCCCGCCCCCGAAGGAAATCCAGccaacttgttgttgttacacTTGATTGTTTAACACTTTCACAAGTGCAAAGCCAGAACATTCCCAACAAACCGTCGAAAAACTGCAAGACTATCGTGTGATATCTGCAATACAGCATCGCTTTTTCCCGCAGAGCGGTAGAAATCCGTGGATAATTACGAAATATTCAACCTTAAGTCGTTCAAAGTTCGATAAACAACGGTGTGTGGAGCGGGGCGTGGTTCGCCCGACTTTAATCTACAGAACTGACTggaaaaggccaaaaaggcgaaaagagagtgtgtgtgtgtgcgctcgtgtgctggtgtgtgattgtgtgtgtgagtgccagCTGCACATGtaagttttgtttataatCGCCAACTggagagcagcaacaatgaaAGTCAAAGTGGAGCGCACAACGAAAAAGCCCGCCATCAGAAAGCCCGAGGATCCGGATCCGGCGGAGCAGGACAGGGTCAGGCTGGTGCAGGACGACCCGGAGGACCAGGAGAACCaggcggtggaggaggaggagctggactTTCTGCCCGCCGATCTAAGCGCTGCGATATCGACGGCGACAACGAAAATAGCAACACCGACGCGCAATCTTATCGTAAGTGCGATACTCTATTTGTGTACCCTACATACGCGGGTATTATCAGCTGGAGAACGGGTTGACTTCACAACCTAAGGTTTTCCAACTGGAAGAATCCACGAGTGGAACTGCTCTTTCAGTGCTTGAGTACTtcagaaataaacaaactggGTCTGCTACTTTCTTATAGGTCACATGTACCTTGGTAACTAGATCATATGCAAAGATAATCTAAAGAAACTTGGCCAATAAGCCCAAAATTAGTGTGATACCAATAGTGAATGGTTGCCTTGAACTTCCATAGCAGATAGTTGAATCGAGAGAATCTGAAAGGCATTGCTTAAACTCAAGttttaataaaagttaaaaggGTATTCGCGCTTCGTTGCCATCTGGTTTTATTGCTATTCACTCGGATTAATAAAGAGGAAGTGGGATGGAAGAGGATCGGTACGGTCGGGCGGTACAAACTGGTACTGCATAGAACGCAATAATTCCGTACTCCCCCGGTTTTGGATCCGAATCTCAACATATCTCACAGAAAGCGGCTGAATGCTAAGACCGACTTTGTCTGTGAGGCGAAAACATATAGAAAACGGCACACATACGGGTCTGGAaacttgtttaaaaaatatattgaactttttgttttttgttgttgccctgTATACTCGTCTGccttttttattatgattattcgCCGAATTGTGTGGTGCGCATTTTGTTGTAGCTttccattgttattgttgccgctgtctcgttttgggtttttatttcgtatttacTTTGTCGACATCTTtggaatttcaatttacacttttgttgttgtttcgcgCTGTCACTGTGCCGCTCTCTCACGCACACAAGGCAGTCAAATGGAAGAGGGGGAGAGATAGAGAGCcagagagcgcgagcagctcacacagatactttTATCGCATGCGAGAGAGGCGAAGTGAGTGGGAGAGCGCGGCGAgtgcgagtgagtgagtgggtTATTGTGCATTCCCTCGTTGCACTTGATTCGTAGTCGCAGCCAAGGTTGCCctctttgcatttgtttttctatGTTTCCACTATCTCTCTGTTTCtatttcgtttggttttcGGATACTCCCCTCACCAGCCATCGCCATCCCCTTTGTATCTCGTATCTGACAGATAGTTGCACCCTGcatctgtttctttttttggcgtAGGTGCGGTCTTTATTGCTGCCCGATTCTCGTTCGCAACACGTGCATCGCCAATTTCATATTGCTGCAATGTGGCCAATAAGCCAAGAAACCGCTCGGAGGTCAAGGCTTCCGCTTCCGTTTCTAATTGGATTCCACTTGGGACTGCGGCAAGCTATGAAATACTGGATAGCGTATCTATCTGAAATAtgcatttgctgcatttaGGTGTGATTTTGAATTAAACATTGAGGAGGTTTATTGAtgacataaataatttattttattagcaatGATGCCTCGCACTCAGTACCCTTTCGGCTGCCCGAAGAATTCAAAGGGAAATCTTGCATGCGAAAATAGACTTGTCTTCTGTTCGGCTCGCAAATCCCCCGGCTAATACCAGACTTGACAAGCGACATATACCGCCTCCTATATCTTCCACCCCGATTTCCCATTCGGCTGACATTCGAAATTATGCTGCAGTTGATTTCGCCATAGAATTAAATCCAATGCCAAGGTCAAGTGGCACTCAGATGCTCCGGCTTACCCCCGTTCCTCCCCCGAATGCCTCGAATCCCCCCTCGAATCTCGCTGGTATTCCACTTAGAATGTCAAGCGACTCACGCGTCGAAATGTTCGAGATGCAATGGTGGGTATGGTGATATCTCCATCGGGATGGGGTTGGGGTTGGTGCGAGGGGTGTTCACTGTATTTTGCGATTATATGTATACTGAATATGGCGCTGTGCACTTGAACAACTCAAATTGCCTTTTTCGCATTGCGCTGCATAAAACATGCAGCGTGCTACATAAATATTCCATGCATTAAAAGCAAACGCATTAAAAGTCACGAGCAAATCGGCTAACGAGCAGCGAACTCTCCTCGGAGATAACCTTTTTACGGATTTTTATGTTTGCACACTCGGGGTCAGGAGAATAGGGttttattaattgcaaaacaCAAGCTGGAGATCACATGAGATCACTATAGGTATGTTACGATAGGTTAAGAAGGCATAACACCTATAAGATTAATCCTAAAGATTGTGCTAGATGGTATGTGATTAATTGTTATTAGATTCTATTTAGTATTGATCGTTATAATTGCCAAAGTTCGCTTTTCTTGCGACCCCAACTGTACAGAACAGAGCCGCGTTCGAAGATTCGTTTTTTAGCGCTTTATAATCACGATCGGATATCCAGCAGAAATTGCCAATTTAATGTGCGCatcaactaaaaataaataaatataaaattgccAATGCTTCGCCCGCCGCCTTTGTTGCCATCGACATCAGCGTGCTCACTTagccagcaaataaataaataaatgcacacacatcacaacacaacacaacaaaataaacaattaattattgttgttcttgtctTGTTGTAACTTCGGCTTCGTTTCCTACGTTTTTTATGGCGAATCTTTTACGACATTTCGCCTTTGCTGTCCTCGCACTCGATTTcttatttcatatttgcttttatttttatggctttcgaTTGTTCCAGGAAAATTTCCGGGGATTTCGAAAATTCAACCGCGTTGCTTTAGGCACGTTCATAGATTAAAATCCATACAAATAGATGGTTTAGATAGCAGACTGCACTTGCAATTCACTTGTTACCCACAAGCGATTCCTTTGATTGACTTCTGGCCATTGACTTTGTGGGCTTCTGGGTAAAAAGTGATAAGAAAAGGTAAATATAACTCTTACTGGAAAATGATCAATCGGTTACCTATCGGCTTTATTCGTTAGCTTTCCTTCTACGAAAAGTGGTGATGTAGTAaaataagttaagttaaaaacaatattattcAGAATAATATTATGTAAAGCTTACGAATGCTAGCTAACTCCATCTGTAAGAATATAAGCTATATAACAAGATTATTTTTTATCTGGTCTTTACCAAGACGACTTAGCTTGTCTGGATCTGTGTTCTTTCTCCAGATTTGCTATTTCAATTAGGGGAAATCACCGGTATGAAAGATACATACATCGCTATCTGCACTTCAAAGAGCGTTTAGCTTGTGCATTTTGGCGCTACGCTAATGAAATCTCCTCGTGACGTCAATGGCTTGAACTTAGCATAAGTTGCGGcctttgaaaaaaaaaccacttTGGAGCAGAGGAGCCGGTTTTCGGGCCGCGATTCATTTGAGAGCCAAATTTGGTCAACACGGTTACACCGCGCCATGACGTCACAAGTTGGTGGCCAGAGGAAAGCTATCGCCTTTCCATACCAATGGCTATTTACCCACGGAAAATAAGACCGAGAGAGTATTATGTCATCACTCAATCGAGCATTTCAAACTAACGAgctggtaaaaaaaaatatggaagcAGCCAAAGGAAAATGTCAGAAGTTGCGTGTTTTCGCACTAGCTTTCGATTTTCTCGGAATCAAAATGGGGCCGTCATGGGAGGCAAAAGTGGGAGAAATAAATACGTTTATCAGGAATTGGATTTGGGCGAGGGGGGTTTAGATGGGGCACTGATAGGCCTTATCTCCTGCATATAGACACCGCGCAAATCAAGAGTCACGCTTTCAtctgaaatataaataatatagtaAATACAAACACCAATCTATCGCAGATGAGTAGtataaaagaaatttattaattaagcttttgttttatgcaaatgtattCCCTCTTATTTACTAAACTCCCAAGGATAATGTAGCTACTTAATGCTAACTGCCAAAGAATAATACCCTCTATTCGCCTAATTGAGTTATACGTCGGCAATACAACTAATTCCAGGCGAAAAGCCGGCGGAAATGGCGCATGCCGCCAAATGGGATTGGGAAATGGGTGTGGAAaaggaattggaattggaattggccGGATTGCCCGCCGGAATTGGAGCACATCTGGAACGGAGTGGAGTGTGGCAGAAAATGCACTCGCCAGTGAAAGATTTACACGATCCTGTGCTCCCCCGGCTTTCCAAGTGCACTTTGTGCCGCGTCATCCAGTGCGGAATTCCAAGAAGAGGCGCAGCATCAGCCGCTGGAATGCCAGGGGGTCGCTCGGGAGGGATCGTCGTCGTCGGAGGGACTGCACCATCGCCAGCGGGTTCGATTTGCCATGGCGTTGAAAAGTGCGAAACGGGGAGAAGATAAGCCCGGAGGAAATTATCGCGAACTGACGCCCGaccaaccacacacacacgcacagcacTCCCCAGTTTGTGTCAACTCCTTGAAGTGCAACTGAAATATGGGGGTATGCTGGGTTCACGAACGGAATTGATAAATGCATCCATTAAGTCGTTAAAATTTACCTGCCTAATATGTGATTGCATCTTATCCCAGCTTAAAGgctttataaaatataccaTCGTTCTGGAATATTCGAAAGGTATATATTTCCTATCCGCTTTTCAGAGGTATCTCCCCGTCGACCTCCTTGTTTCTCATCGAATCCCTTATGCTCGGGGGGAATTTCGCAATGCTGCATTGGGATttccagcaccagcaccacagCCATGCCATAGCCTCGCATCGCCTGATTTGGCCCAACTTGGCCTGGCTTCCTCTCTCTTCGAGCTGAGTGGACCACTTTGGGGAGCACTCATTTGACTCCACTCGAAGTGAGTGGAACTCAGCGTGCGAGTGAAACGGGTTCTGGTGGCTCCGGCACTCGGCTGGCAAGTGGGTGCCAAGTGTGGAGCTGAATGCCCTAGGCCGTGGCACGTCCCTCTCTCCCACACCAAGTGggccaaaatggaaaacagcaaaacaaaacgcacgAATTCTGGTTAAAACGGCGATGAGTCATCCGCTCTGCGAGgtgatgtgtgtgtggaatCGGTTGTAGCCCGTCCATTCATAATCGCGTTTGCTGAATGAACGAACATCTATATGGGCACACACGAATCGGCGtctttataaacaaatatatagtACAGCTGCGGTCGCGATAGTAGAAAAGCAATTACGGAATTTCACAATGGCTGAATGCATAATAAGTCAATACTAGTGTTACCTGTTGTATGCCGTAATTAGTCGCTTAAATagttagtttttaattattttgtttatattgcgATGATATCACGACTTCTGATTAGAGGGAATATTCAAGTTAATCGATTAAGGCTAAGCTCATTGAAggcaacactgcgtatacttgatatacCAAAGAAATGTCATTTAAAATGTCCCAAAAATACACTTGCCATCCGCTGGAGGTTTCTATAAATATGCCAgtttatgtatatttcaaGACCTATATCTGTATAAACAAAGTATATTTGGGTTTTTATCGCCGACTGCTGATGGACACGGACTAATATTTGCCGCAGACGCcttgacttgacttgactAGACACTTGGCACCTCGACGCTGGACAGGATTAGGGTGATGTCATCGGGTTTCCCGCCGCCGGAGTAGGAAACATTGTGCTGCCTGGCCTTGATGGCGAATGGCGACTGGAAACTGGCATTCAAGGACAGTTCCCTGGCCTTCTCCACCACCCGGCTGGCGCCCTCCAGGAGATCGCGCTCTCCACGCTCCTTTAGGCCATTCAATATACTGAGCAACGTGCTCTCGGGCATGTTGTCGAACAAGCCATCGGTGGCCAGGAGCACCAGGTCGCCGGGTAGTAGGGAGTGCCTCGTGGACACGGCCATTTCCGGCTTGTCGCAGTAGTAGCTCTCCTTCCGATCCTCCGGCGGCACTGTCAGCTGATAGGGCGTGTTGAAGTCGTGGGTTTGCTCCACCGAGCGGTGCAGCACCCGTCCATTTCGCACCACCAAGAAGCCGCTGTCGCCCAGATTGGCGGTGTACAGGGTGCAGTCCTTCCGATGCATCGTCGCCAGGCAGGCAGTGCTGCTTCCCACCACAGGCTGCTCCCGGTGGGACAGCTCCTGGAAGCCGGCGATGAGCAAGTTCCGGGGACTGCGTCCATCGAAGTCCGATAGCTGCGTCTGCCCGGAACAGCAGCTCATCAGCTCCTTGGCGAAACGACCCGCATCCACGCCCAGGTCCCGCCAGCCGCCCACGCCGTCGGCCACGCCCATCACCTCGGCCAGGGGCGTGGAGCTGACGAACCAGCTGTCCTCGCCGAAACGCTGATTGGACCGCTCTCCCGGAAATCGCGGCTTCTTCGATCTTCCCTGCACCACAGTGACGAGGTAGGGATCCCGCGAGGATTTACCGGATTGAGGCGCACGCTCCAAGCGGCCGGACAGGTGGGTGAACTGGTGGATCTGCTGGATCGAGAAGCGTTTCAGCAGGCACGGCCAGTTCTTCAAACGGGTGATCATCTCTCTTCTTAGTCACTGGAATTTGAACAAACTAAATTGGGAAATTTACTTCAACGAGTTGAGTGTGAATAAGTTCCAAAGATGTAACAGCTACATTTAAACAGCCTGCTTACttgtattatatttcaataaatattgtgATATAGCCACCCAAACCCAAGTCCATCGACTAGAATAATACCATAAAACCGTTCACTTTCCACGTAATTGGAGCAAAAGGGCACTTtggagttataaaaattaatcacAACGCAATCGCAACTCGGGTTTCTGTTTACACCATAAACATTGGTTCGTAAGGCCCAGATACGAAAACCATACACTCTATATGGTCTGTTTTTCCTGGCATTTGTCATAGGTGgatttgatttctttgttGGCCCCACCACTGTTCAATCTTATCGTGACGGAGCCTACGACACTCCGGACTCCGaatgggaatcggaatcggaatcgaaaagCAGACCTCCATCATCACCGGAAGTTTTGATCACGCTACGGAACTGCAAATGTTATCGCCGTGGATTTTCTTATCGgctgaaaggaaaacaatacGCAATgataactttattttaaacCCCTGATGTAAACGCCTTGCAGATACGGCTTGTTATCATGTTATACCCAACGCATTCGGCGGAATCGctcattattcattatttgatttgttttttttgttttgtcgtTGTGTCTGCCAAATTGTTAATTTATCGGG
Protein-coding sequences here:
- the LOC6730099 gene encoding protein phosphatase PTC7 homolog fig, producing the protein MITRLKNWPCLLKRFSIQQIHQFTHLSGRLERAPQSGKSSRDPYLVTVVQGRSKKPRFPGERSNQRFGEDSWFVSSTPLAEVMGVADGVGGWRDLGVDAGRFAKELMSCCSGQTQLSDFDGRSPRNLLIAGFQELSHREQPVVGSSTACLATMHRKDCTLYTANLGDSGFLVVRNGRVLHRSVEQTHDFNTPYQLTVPPEDRKESYYCDKPEMAVSTRHSLLPGDLVLLATDGLFDNMPESTLLSILNGLKERGERDLLEGASRVVEKARELSLNASFQSPFAIKARQHNVSYSGGGKPDDITLILSSVEVPSV